In Carassius gibelio isolate Cgi1373 ecotype wild population from Czech Republic chromosome B19, carGib1.2-hapl.c, whole genome shotgun sequence, one DNA window encodes the following:
- the LOC127979427 gene encoding anterior gradient protein 2 homolog, which produces MLKGILSVLLVLVTLSSAIGKPEKTTPKKEKRIPQTLSRGWGDQLIWAQTYEEALFWSRSKNKPLMVIFHLEDCPHSQSLKKAFAEDKDIQKLADEDFVILNLVYETTDKHLSPDGQYVPRILFVDPSMTVRADITGRYSNRLYAYEPADMKLLLSNMQRALKFLKTEL; this is translated from the exons ATGCTTAAAGGAATACTCTCAGTGCTCTTGGTCCTGGTGACCTTGTCTTCAGCCATCGGGAAGCCTGAGAAGACCACTCCCAAGAAAGAGAAGAGGATTCCTCAGACTCTCTCCAGAG gATGGGGCGATCAGCTGATTTGGGCACAGACGTACGAGGAAGCTCTGTTTTGGTCACGATCCAA gAACAAGCCCCTCATGGTCATCTTTCATCTGGAGGACTGTCCCCACAGCCAGT CTCTGAAGAAGGCCTTCGCTGAGGATAAAGACATCCAGAAGCTGGCCGATGAAGATTTCGTGATCTTGAACTTGGTG TACGAAACCACAGACAAACACTTGTCTCCTGATGGCCAGTACGTTCCCAGAATCCTCTTCGTCG ATCCCTCCATGACTGTTCGTGCAGATATCACTGGCCGCTATTCCAACCGCTTGTACGCCTATGAACCTGCGGATATGAAACTCT TGTTGAGCAACATGCAAAGAGCCCTGAAGTTTCTGAAGACAGAGTTGTGA
- the LOC127979425 gene encoding KH domain-containing, RNA-binding, signal transduction-associated protein 1: METENKYLPQLLAERDSLDASFTHAMKLLTAEIERVEKGETEKDTESYLDIFTQKNIKLKERVLIPVKQYPKFNFVGKILGPQGNTIKRLQEETGAKISVLGKGSMRDKTKEEGLRKSGEPKYAHLSMELHVFIEVFAPVPEAYVRMAHAMEEIKKFLFPDMMDEICQEQFMEMKFLNGGQEHGGRGRGGPPIRGRGGLPPPGVPRGRGMPPRGGRGGPPRGGATRGAPAGRGGPSAQPPRGAASNRARPPAPASQRMPPPPPSHPTAQESYEEYPYDESYTEAGYESYDSYYSQPQAEPEYYDYGHGETQEGYENYAQDDWNGTQRAAGGGKATTQRQTKPGLREHPYGRY, translated from the exons ATGGAGACTGAGAACAAATACCTCCCGCAGCTGCTGGCGGAGCGCGACAGCCTGGACGCGTCGTTCACGCACGCGATGAAACTTCTAACCGCAG AAATCGAGAGGGTTGAGAAAGGAGAAACCGAGAAAGATACAGAAAGCTACCTGGACATCTTCACCCAGAAAAACATTAAACTGAAGGAAAGGGTTCTCATACCAGTCAAACAGTACCCTAAG TTTAACTTTGTTGGAAAGATCCTTGGACCTCAGGGGAACACAATCAAGAGACTGCAGGAGGAGACTGGCGCTAAGATCTCTGTACTGGGGAAAGGATCCATGAGGGACAAAACCAAG GAGGAAGGCTTGAGGAAAAGTGGAGAACCAAAGTATGCACATTTGTCCATGGAGCTTCATGTGTTTATTGAGGTGTTTGCTCCTGTTCCTGAGGCATATGTGCGCATGGCTCATGCCATGGAGGAGATCAAAAAGTTCTTGTTCCCT GACATGATGGATGAGATTTGCCAGGAGCAATTCATGGAGATGAAGTTTCTAAACGGTGGCCAGGAACATGGGGGCAGAGGCCGAGGAGGGCCACCAATCAGAGGCCGTGGAGGTCTTCCTCCTCCTGGAGTACCCAG GGGTCGTGGTATGCCCCCACGTGGTGGTCGTGGTGGACCCCCTCGAGGTGGAGCCACAAGGGGAGCACCTGCAGGAAGAGGAGGACCATCAGCCCAGCCGCCCAGGGGAGCAGCTTCTAACCGTGCCCGTCCACCCGCCCCTGCGTCTCAGAGGATGCCCCCTCCACCACCCTCTCACCCTACTGCTCAAGAGTCATACGAAGAATAT CCTTATGACGAGAGCTACACAGAGGCAGGCTATGAATCCTATGACAGCTACTACAGTCAGCCACAAGC agaacCAGAATACTATGACTATGGACATGGAGAGACACAGGAGGGCTATGAAAACTACG CTCAAGATGACTGGAACGGGACACAGCGCGCTGCTGGCGGTGGAAAAGCTACCACTCAGAGACAGACTAAGCCTGGGTTAAGGGAACACCCATATGGACGATACTAA
- the LOC127979426 gene encoding tetraspanin-13, with the protein MGCAGFTCSKNSLCALNILYVMVSLLMIGIAAWGKCFGLVSSFQVVGGIIGVGVFLFFVALAGLIGAMKHHQVLLFFYMIILSLVFVVQFSVSSACLAINEEQQNQLLEVGWNNSLSTQRDVEKSLNCCGFSHMDINGSCAAPCFRYGTCTTCAAKIQEHAGEVLRFVGGIGLFFSFTEILGVWLTYRYRNQKDPRANPSAFL; encoded by the exons ATGGGTTGCGCTGGATTCACCTGCTCCAAGAACTCCCTGTGCGCGCTCAACATCCTCTATGTG ATGGTGAGTTTGCTGATGATTGGCATCGCCGCCTGGGGCAAGTGTTTTGGGTTGGTGTCGAGCTTCCAGGTGGTGGGTGGCATCATTGGAGTGGGGGTCTTCCTCTTCTTTGTTGCCCTAGCTGGACTTATTGGTGCCATGAAGCACCACCAGGTTCTGCTGTTCTTT TATATGATCATCCTGTCGCTGGTATTTGTAGTTCAGTTTTCAGTGTCTAGTGCATGTCTGGCTATCAATGAGGAGCAACAG AATCAGCTGTTGGAGGTGGGCTGGAATAACTCTCTGAGCACTCAGAGGGACGTGGAGAAGAGTCTGAACTGCTGCGGTTTCTCTCACATGGATATCAATGGAAGCTGCGCCGCT CCCTGCTTTCGTTACGGCACTTGCACCACATGTGCAGCAAAGATCCAGGAGCACGCCGGTGAGGTGCTGCGCTTCGTCGGAGGGATCGGCCTCTTCTTCAGCTTCACAGAG ATCTTGGGAGTTTGGCTGACTTATAGATACAGAAACCAAAAGGACCCGCGGGCGAATCCCAGCGCCTTCCTGTAG